In the Bombus fervidus isolate BK054 chromosome 13, iyBomFerv1, whole genome shotgun sequence genome, TGCCTAGTAGGCGAGTTTCATCGTTTCCTTGACATCCTTAGCCGGTTAAGGATTTGCTCAGGTGTCCAACGATGAGTTCAACTGAATGAAACACGCCGTTCCTCCAGAGAGTCCGCGGGAATCGATAAAACGTTTAACCTAAATTTATTCTACTTGCTATCCAAGCTGATTTTGCAACACCGATTCCGTTGTGCTCTATCTTTTTCATAGATAAACTCTTTTGTGATGTGCTTCGAGTGTACCGTGACTTCGGTAGATTGAATATGAAAAGCTATCTTCAACGCTGGCTGATCGTGTTTGGAGATCTACGATTTCCAGTTTTGGATCTAGCACGCTCGAATTGGTATCCATAAGGAAATTTTTCTACGCTACTTTTAAGCACGAGGACGCATTAAAAGAGAGAAGGGCACGAATTAGCGGCATTGTGCCCAGTTGTCTGAATGGCGGCGCACGAATGTGAAACCGGCgcaattctttattaaatcaACAACCTGCTTTAGAAATCCGTTGCATTTCACGGAATAGAGTTAAATTCATATCGCGATAATTCAGTCTGGCTGCCATTGcgtggaaaaatattaattggcACGCGTCGGGAATGTTTTCTAATTAAGGACGTAATTGTGTAAGCAACATATATAGGCAGAGTACTTACAGAACAATGATCGTTAGAGTCCAGTCTCCTGGAAACTGCGATTCCTCCGGTGTGCACCAATCGACGAAGCACTTGATTCGGTTTCGGTCCGAATGATGAAAGAAACTCAGGAAATTGATTACCGTTGAAATCTGAATAACAGAATATTTGATGTAATGTTTTGTATGTATCgcgtagtaaaaataaataacaatcaAACAACGTACTACGTTTCGTTTGATTAGTGGTTTAGTAATAACATAAATATCTCATAGAAAAATTACACTACTTTTTTCTTCtgtagtttatttaaataactaaGATGAAATAGTTTTCATTAAGTAATTATAAAGTAAGAAGAAACGATTATACTAATGGTTCTGCTTTTACTACGACTCTCGATGCGTACACGAAAGCTAAATTGCCCTGAATGCCCGTGAAGCTACAGTGTTGTTGAGGAGACTAGCCGGCCGCGTGGCACAACACCTGACACAGGGTGGTACATTCATCCCCACTAACCGAATCCGTTAATTCACCCCGCGACCCTCTGCAACACAATTGAACCTCAAATTAGACTTTCGCCATTTTAATTCGTCACAttcgtttgaataattaaacgatatatttatagGGAGATTGGAGAAACACAATTAACGAAACTTAGAACAGAAGGTGGACAAAATTTACAacagatatttttctatacgtaccataaaagataatttaactattaataacaaaaacaataaaacttgCTTATTTGTCTTTTTTGTGAAGTCTGGGAATAGAACgattgttatttctttcttgttttgCTCTTCAATTTGAGATGAACGTATCGAATTATAGCATGTCTTCACATTCCACTGAAAACATAATCAGTATTTCAACACTGGATATTGTAAAACCTCTTCAAATTCCGTGGGATAATGTTTGAATTGTCGGAAGATAAGAAAATACAATGGCGGAAGGTTTTGGCGCAAAGTGCAAAGAGCGCAATAACATTTGAACAACTTTCGTGTTCTTATATGTGAAGCTATTGCGTTTGATTGTCAAATACGGATATGGTAGGTTATAAGTTCCAAAAATGACTTGTACGattaaatgatattatataaattgtaaaaaattataattacctGAATTATTGATAAATGAGTTAGAAGATTTCACGGAACAGCGATGATCGTTCATCTACTAATACATTCTGTTACTCCTGTTTTCATGTGGCGATAATTTTACTGGTGGCGCCACGTTCGCTTTCGTTAATGGAAACTATCCTTTAGGTAAGTTGTGACACCTCGCGGCCACCGTTAGTGGAGATGTAATACTTTCCGGTAATGTAGTTTAGAAGTTTTCTAAGACATTAGGTGAAAAAAAGTAcgtagaaaatgtaaaattgtattagTTTAACCCGATTGGTTAGGCTAATCTATGTCTCATATCGCTGCTTCGAGCGCGATAAACTTACGTGAATCGTGTATGTAATCGTCGTGTATATTAGATATAGTAACATATATTGCAATAGGGCGCCTCGAAGTGTATTAAAACATTGATCGGTGCAGTGAAAGTGATAAAAAGTAACGGAATTCAACGTTTTCCTATCATGTAGCCAATTTATTGTACTCAGTAGTCTTTTAAGTTCTTATTGCTAACCAATGCTTGTGCTATACACTTACAAGGTTAAAGTGCGTTGATTCGTAGTTGTTGTTTTCCTCTGGGGAGCATTAGTAGATAAAAGAAATGAGTGGAGATATGTTTGAGGGAAAGGATTACCCAACCCAATGGGCATTAAATCCTTCCGCTTACCAGAATATGAGTAACGATCAAGGTAAATGGCATAAGAAGTATTTCAGTATCCAGTATATATATGATTCATTTCTTGTGATGATTCTACTTCATTTAATTGTCATGCAAAACTCTTCATCGCTATTCAGTTGATTGGGCAGCATTAGCTCAGCAATGGATCAAAATGAAAGAGACTGTAGTGCCACCAGCACCACCTCCGCCTACTATTAATCCTATATGCCCTGGTACTGATGGTAGTGGAGAAGCACCAATGGATATGGATACAAAAGAAGATGATGTACCGCCAGCACCACCTGCACCAACAATAAGTGGATCGGGTAATAATAAGAATTGGactaatagaattttttatccAATTGTAGGTTTTCATATATAGTACAATTGTATCTAATGCGTTAAAAGTAGTTACCAGTTCATAATTGATTGtatcttaaaatatattaattgttatttaaaaaaaactaTTGTTATAAAAGATGTTAATTTACTATAAAAACTATTTTGTACAAATGATTTTGATCCCATAGTTTATTTACAACCATTACACTTATTAAATGATATTCTAAGTTTTTTTGCAAtgtttctttataatatatatattgttttatgcCAGCTGAAGCTTGGAATCAGTGGACTCAATGGGGCCATTGGAATACCTCAGGTTCTGGTGCAGGTACTTGGGAATGGACTGGTGTACCTCCCCCCGGTGTTTCTATAGGGTCTGATGGAAAACCTATGGGAATTCCAACAGTGCCTGTTATTCCACCTGCTCCAACTATATCTACAACATCAGAATTTAGTGTGCCACCACCAGCAACACCATCGTTGTATTCTTATAATTCAGTACCTCCAACACAACCTTATAGTCAGGTTAAAATTGTActtctaatataatataggACTCCAAAGATTCTCACACTCCCCTCCTTATTTAAGCTTAGCAATACAGAACTATGtatgaaattgtattattacttttttaaacTCTTGTATTGTAAAgttgaaaagagaaaatactACTTGATATATTGTAGTTTGAATTATGTTCTCAGTTTGACATCTGTTTATTTTTCCCAACTGATAAGATTTCAAATATTGTGTGATAAGgaagtttatttaattatcaatgATACATATTCTGTAGTGGAAAATAGACTCGACTTGAAGTTGCAGATAATAAGTGTTTTATATTTAGGTAAATAGTTACTGGTCTGGGGAGCCACCTACTGCGATACCTCCTCAACCGCCCCCTTTCATGAAAGGTGTCAGACATGCAAATAGAGGATCGCATATGAGGCCCATGGATACAGTAAGGTGTCGTGAAGATAGAGAAAAGACACCCGAGGAGGATACAACAACAACCATAGGcaagtttaaaaaatgtagatCTTGGAATGTGTATGGtgaaagatattaataatttaatataatattttaatataataatatcataattGTCATTAATTACAAAGATATGCAACAAACTGCAGCATTAACGTGATCACAATATCTTAGCTAACTAGttgtgttaataaattttcatgtgTAGTCATGAAATAACACTCGTGATAACATTGTGCGTGGTACCGTGGTAAAACGATGCAGATATTTTTACTATAGACGCGGCAAAACGTAGACAGTTGCCAGCATGGATTAGGGAAGGTttagaaaaaatggaaaaagagaaacagaaagcTGTTGAGAGAGAAAGGCAAGAGATACTAAGGAAACAAGAATTAGAAGCCCGAAAGCAAGCCGAGGACGAAGCTAGGGCTGTACTGAATCCTTCCAAAAGTAAATTTGTACGTGTCCCAATAAATGCATCAATTATGTGCCTCGCAAATAAAACTGAATATCctcaagaaatatttattattttctaagttcTCGTTGCTCATTTGAAATATAGGATTCTGATTCCGAAAAGGAAACGGAACAAGAAGACGAGGGGGTACGTAATCAACAGGTGACTGAAAAGAATTTCGAACGTACCCCAGACATACTTCTTCGTCCACGGAAATCACGATTTCGAGATGCAGACTCTCCAGATGCGCATACGCATACAGATAGAAGTCCAACCACATCTAACGCGACTATAAACACTCCGAAACGAACGAGAGAGGAGATACTGCAGGATGTGGTGAATATTGTCTCGATCGAATTCATTGATAATTGCAGTTTAgttcgatatattatatatttcgttcGCTATAGATGTTAAAGGTGCGGAGATCGCTGACGGAAATTCTTCTTGAGGTaacgaacgaagaaatcgGTTCTATATGCAGAGAGGTTTGGAGCCGCACACGTGCCAAAGGTACCCCAGATACACACGATACAACTAACAAATTGATATACtcgtatttcatattttcgctCACCAGTGCACAGAATCTGATTCATATGAGTCTCGTGCAGTGTTGCGGTGAATTTTATTTGCCCATTTGTGTAATATAAGcttttaaacattaaaaagaGATTGTTCAATTCATAGAGTTAATTATTCGATGATTTCAGGATATCCTACTTTATTTTTTCCAGGATTTTGTACACACGTACCATAAGTGATActtccattttttttcttttctttaaatagCATTATAAAATACTACGTTAcccaatttttattaactgaATTCTCGATTTCGATAGAATTAGTTcgataattgtttattatcgaatcgttttttattatttattgaaaagactgtattaaatttaaagaataaattgttcgagaaaaaagaaaagtggtgaaaaattatatgataaGATTCGgtatataattactatatgCGAAAAAGAAACGCGTATAAAgggcaaatattattttaacaaattttcattctattttTTGATCAATTAGATCTCGTTCGAAGACGCGCTTATTACTAAGGATGTAAAAAagttacatataattaattttactttccCGTCTTTTTGGGGatctatttatcttttatttgctttttatATCTTAGCTATCAATAtagtgtaatatttttttatacggcTTTATCCGTATCTCTTTTTATTGACATCTTGCTCTACCTTATGGCTCTGCACGTAAACTGATTATTGATATATTCCTCTACTAATGTTCATTCTAATAAAGCAGTTTCAGTTTCGTATATCTAAACGGATTGATATTAAAGATTTCTTAAGGTATATGAGGATTGAAGGCAGGATCGACTCTCCTTGTGATATCGGTGATCAGATGATATCAGTACCATTTAATTTTGGGGGGTATCCTGATGATAGCACTTAGCCATTGGTACTAAATGCGTGTGTATTGTAAGTCCCTGCAGGAGAGACCCCCGTCGCATCCCTCAACAACATGGCCCCTCTTGCTCAGATCACTCGTAAGCTTGGTAAGTCGCTACGCCTTTACAATCTTCAACGCACGGTCATCCTAGGAACCGGTCGTGTACACGAagtcatttataaaaaatgcgTTCGTGCATTGTACCACTCTCTCTGTAGCCATGCTCGCTTATAAGTTCTCGTGAAACGAAGATGTCTTTCAGGACATTTTTCGATCGTAGCGGCAGCATATTTAGTGGTCGAGAGTATGTCTTTATTTTGACAAGAACGCACGATAATATGACGAACAAGGATAATAAACTTCTTGTTTCGTATAGGTCTGGGCATCTATGGCGACAGCAACAGCGAGTCTGAGGAGGAGCAGAACGAACACGTccaggctcaaaacaatgatAGCGACGACGAGCTTATAGTACGTGGTTTTGTTCATTACAGTAGATGAAAGTTTAAAGATGAGAGGAAATATGAAAGCtgttattcgttattgttACAGGAAACGGTGAAACGGCGGCAACAAGCGTTCAAAAAGACGGAAGAGGAAATCGAGGCGCGTCTGGCAGAGGAGGATGAGAGAGAAGAGCAACGTTACGAGGAGCAGTATAATAAACAACAGGAAAATCATACTGGTAATACAAGCTGCAAAGATTCAGGTATGtttcgaaatataataaaactaagTCGTCATTACATCATTAAGCGTAACTCCGTAACATCACTACTTTAGTtgatgaaaaagaaacgataaataatcAAAGAGAAGCGTCTGAAACTTTGTCGAGCGGCGGACAAAGTCCACAGCAACAAATAGTGCCGCCTGATATGGCAAAGACCAATACTCCATCAGGGTCAGCCGATTCCGAATCTAGCAGTTCAGAGTCTACGAGCTCTGACTCGAGTCGTAACTCgttgaagaagaaaagatcGAGCAAAGCTCGTGATCGTGAATATCGAAAAAGGAAATCAAAAAGTAGAAGTAAATCGAGAGGCAGAAAGTCTCGATCTCGTTCTTCCGAGCGTGGCCACAAACGCAAGTCCAGGTCTAGATCGATAAAGTCTCGTAAAGAATATCGTTCAAGGTCTTCGAGCAATTATAGGTCCAGCAAGAAGCACAGATCGAGATCGAGAAATCGTAAACGGCGTAGATCTCGCTCGAGAAGCTGTCGTAGATCTAGATCCAGCTCGGCCACCAGGAAATGGTCGCGATCACGTTCTAGGGGAAAGAGGAAATCACGTTCTCATTCGAGAGGTAGAAGAAGAAGTCGGTCCTATTCTACGAGACGCAGTAAATCTCGTACCAGGGATAAGAAGAGATCAAGATCACGATCCAGGGCTAGAGATAGATCTCGAACGCGTTCGAAGGAACGAAAACGCTCGCAATCTTACGTTTCTAGGAGCAAGAGAAGGACGCGATCTAGATCTAGGGATCATAGAAAATCACGATCGAGATCAAGGCAGTCGAATCATCGGGACGGTAAGAAATCGTCGTCACATCGGTACAGGAATTGAACCTGACCAACTTCTAGCCAAggttgtatatacatattcataaTTAAGTAACTTTTTGAGATATTCGCACGGAATTAAAAGGAAGAATGAAACAAATcagaaaggaaataataatgatgaaaagagaaagaaagacataCCTTTCGTGGTCCATAGATAACACAAATATTATCGAAAGTAAAGGTTTTCATTGTGATTGTCCATTTAAAATTTCCTACATGCACGCGCTAGTGATGTCGGATATTGATTAGGTCACTTCTTCCCAATTTTATTAGGTTCGAACAACGTATTATCTCTAACTGTATAGTGCATATGAGTATAGTAGTATCCG is a window encoding:
- the LOC139993527 gene encoding uncharacterized protein isoform X2, with the protein product MSGDMFEGKDYPTQWALNPSAYQNMSNDQVDWAALAQQWIKMKETVVPPAPPPPTINPICPGTDGSGEAPMDMDTKEDDVPPAPPAPTISGSAEAWNQWTQWGHWNTSGSGAGTWEWTGVPPPGVSIGSDGKPMGIPTVPVIPPAPTISTTSEFSVPPPATPSLYSYNSVPPTQPYSQVNSYWSGEPPTAIPPQPPPFMKGVRHANRGSHMRPMDTVRCREDREKTPEEDTTTTIDAAKRRQLPAWIREGLEKMEKEKQKAVERERQEILRKQELEARKQAEDEARAVLNPSKSKFDSDSEKETEQEDEGVRNQQVTEKNFERTPDILLRPRKSRFRDADSPDAHTHTDRSPTTSNATINTPKRTREEILQDVMLKVRRSLTEILLEVTNEEIGSICREVWSRTRAKGETPVASLNNMAPLAQITRKLGLGIYGDSNSESEEEQNEHVQAQNNDSDDELIETVKRRQQAFKKTEEEIEARLAEEDEREEQRYEEQYNKQQENHTGNTSCKDSVDEKETINNQREASETLSSGGQSPQQQIVPPDMAKTNTPSGSADSESSSSESTSSDSSRNSLKKKRSSKARDREYRKRKSKSRSKSRGRKSRSRSSERGHKRKSRSRSIKSRKEYRSRSSSNYRSSKKHRSRSRNRKRRRSRSRSCRRSRSSSATRKWSRSRSRGKRKSRSHSRGRRRSRSYSTRRSKSRTRDKKRSRSRSRARDRSRTRSKERKRSQSYVSRSKRRTRSRSRDHRKSRSRSRQSNHRDGKKSSSHRYRN
- the LOC139993527 gene encoding uncharacterized protein isoform X1, which translates into the protein MSGDMFEGKDYPTQWALNPSAYQNMSNDQVDWAALAQQWIKMKETVVPPAPPPPTINPICPGTDGSGEAPMDMDTKEDDVPPAPPAPTISGSAEAWNQWTQWGHWNTSGSGAGTWEWTGVPPPGVSIGSDGKPMGIPTVPVIPPAPTISTTSEFSVPPPATPSLYSYNSVPPTQPYSQVNSYWSGEPPTAIPPQPPPFMKGVRHANRGSHMRPMDTVRCREDREKTPEEDTTTTIDAAKRRQLPAWIREGLEKMEKEKQKAVERERQEILRKQELEARKQAEDEARAVLNPSKSKFDSDSEKETEQEDEGVRNQQVTEKNFERTPDILLRPRKSRFRDADSPDAHTHTDRSPTTSNATINTPKRTREEILQDVMLKVRRSLTEILLEVTNEEIGSICREVWSRTRAKVPAGETPVASLNNMAPLAQITRKLGLGIYGDSNSESEEEQNEHVQAQNNDSDDELIETVKRRQQAFKKTEEEIEARLAEEDEREEQRYEEQYNKQQENHTGNTSCKDSVDEKETINNQREASETLSSGGQSPQQQIVPPDMAKTNTPSGSADSESSSSESTSSDSSRNSLKKKRSSKARDREYRKRKSKSRSKSRGRKSRSRSSERGHKRKSRSRSIKSRKEYRSRSSSNYRSSKKHRSRSRNRKRRRSRSRSCRRSRSSSATRKWSRSRSRGKRKSRSHSRGRRRSRSYSTRRSKSRTRDKKRSRSRSRARDRSRTRSKERKRSQSYVSRSKRRTRSRSRDHRKSRSRSRQSNHRDGKKSSSHRYRN
- the LOC139993527 gene encoding uncharacterized protein isoform X3; translation: MSGDMFEGKDYPTQWALNPSAYQNMSNDQVDWAALAQQWIKMKETVVPPAPPPPTINPICPGTDGSGEAPMDMDTKEDDVPPAPPAPTISGSAEAWNQWTQWGHWNTSGSGAGTWEWTGVPPPGVSIGSDGKPMGIPTVPVIPPAPTISTTSEFSVPPPATPSLYSYNSVPPTQPYSQVNSYWSGEPPTAIPPQPPPFMKGVRHANRGSHMRPMDTVRCREDREKTPEEDTTTTIDAAKRRQLPAWIREGLEKMEKEKQKAVERERQEILRKQELEARKQAEDEARAVLNPSKSKFDSDSEKETEQEDEGVRNQQVTEKNFERTPDILLRPRKSRFRDADSPDAHTHTDRSPTTSNATINTPKRTREEILQDVMLKVRRSLTEILLEVTNEEIGSICREVWSRTRAKGLGIYGDSNSESEEEQNEHVQAQNNDSDDELIETVKRRQQAFKKTEEEIEARLAEEDEREEQRYEEQYNKQQENHTGNTSCKDSVDEKETINNQREASETLSSGGQSPQQQIVPPDMAKTNTPSGSADSESSSSESTSSDSSRNSLKKKRSSKARDREYRKRKSKSRSKSRGRKSRSRSSERGHKRKSRSRSIKSRKEYRSRSSSNYRSSKKHRSRSRNRKRRRSRSRSCRRSRSSSATRKWSRSRSRGKRKSRSHSRGRRRSRSYSTRRSKSRTRDKKRSRSRSRARDRSRTRSKERKRSQSYVSRSKRRTRSRSRDHRKSRSRSRQSNHRDGKKSSSHRYRN